In Drosophila simulans strain w501 chromosome X, Prin_Dsim_3.1, whole genome shotgun sequence, one DNA window encodes the following:
- the LOC27208517 gene encoding kelch-like protein 26, with translation MAATPAATATSAAAKTPANPLSPEEETLLRGLNKLRNEEKLTDVTLIVEDHRFKAHRVVLAASSDYFCAMFADCAMIESRQDEINLYGIKARAMGSIIDYIYTSMLELNYDNIEEILAAATHVQVREVIERCTIFLGAKIEMENCLAIAGMADIYGIMDLSERAYRYMCAHFEEFAATSDFKEMKVDQLRFILTSNFPIDVAEQDLVRLVCSFAIEQQLNESALGDLLRLIKWPHISYKSVDELRNMNCSLDKGNQLPLPTSYYNRIKQEHMRHRLNGVVPLKDQSLPQGPTNMRGMELCLLKIGGFEGNGLTNVIMCFSPKKMNWYELTAIPHIDQCNFGTAVLNNKLFIVGGAYDVFLKEYIHPFGFCYCPLRNTWVTIAPIQQDRCRFSLNAVGTQHLYAVGGIMDDDNEETLRMVSNVERYDIVKNVWTYMPSLQENRSQHAGVVVGDKLYISGGVHLANILASMWVFDTKTEVWQELAPMPTPCCDHVLVALDNRIYACGGWHESLTEWRVLVEHIYAYDIETNTWSLETKIPAPKFYTGVTAMGRTIFFVGGLDSTESIDRASAETMAYDLDSKKWWHEKDSWASPNDVWESTCVAIYVPNCDA, from the exons ATGGCAGCGACGccagcagcgacagcaacgTCGGCTGCGGCAAAAACTCCTGCGAATCCCTTGTCCCCCGAGGAGGAGACCCTTCTGCGCGGCCTGAACAAGCTGCGCAACGAGGAGAAACTCACGGACGTCACTCTGATCGTCGAGGATCACCGATTCAAG GCTCACCGCGTCGTCCTGGCGGCCAGCAGCGACTACTTTTGCGCCATGTTCGCCGACTGTGCCATGATTGAGTCGCGCCAGGACGAGATCAATCTCTACGGTATTAAAGCCAGGGCCATGGGCTCGATCATCGACTACATATACACATCGATGCTGGAGCTGAACTACGATAACATCGAGGAGATTCTGGCGGCAGCCACGCACGTCCAGGTGCGCGAGGTGATTGAGCGATGCACGATCTTTCTGGGCGCAAAGATCGAGATGGAAAACTGCCTGGCCATTGCGGGAATGGCCGATATCTATGGAATTATGGACTTATCCGAAAGGGCCTACCGCTATATGTGCGCTCACTTTGAGGAGTTCGCGGCCACATCGGACTTCAAGGAAATGAAGGTGGACCAGCTGCGCTTCATCCTCACCAGCAACTTTCCCATTGACGTGGCCGAGCAGGATCTGGTGCGTCTGGTATGCAGCTTTGCGATCGAACAACAGCTGAATGAGAGCGCCTTGGGGGATCTGCTGAGGCTGATCAAATGGCCACACATTAGCTATAAGTCCGTGGACGAACTGAGGAACATGAACTGCTCGCTGGATAAGGGCAATCAGCTGCCACTGCCCACCAGCTACTACAACCGAATAAAACAGGAGCACATGCGGCACCGACTCAACGGAGTGGTGCCCCTGAAGGATCAGTCACTGCCACAGGGACCAACAAACATGCGGGGCATGGAGCTGTGCCTGCTGAAGATCGGGGGCTTCGAGGGGAACGGACTGACCAATGTAATAATGTGCTTTTCGCCAAAGAAAATGAATTGGTATGAGTTGACCGCCATTCCGCACATCGATCAGT GCAACTTTGGAACGGCCGTACTAAACAACAAACTGTTCATCGTGGGCGGAGCGTACGACGTCTTTTTGAAGGAGTACATCCATCCCTTTGGCTTCTGTTACTGTCCGCTCAGGAATACCTGGGTGACCATAGCACCCATTCAGCAGGATCGCTGCCGTTTCTCGTTGAACGCAGTGGGCACTCAGCATCTGTATGCGGTGGGCGGCATTATGGACGATGATAACGAAGAAACCCTGCGCATGGTCTCCAACGTGGAGCGCTACGACATCGTCAAGAATGTGTGGACCTATATGCCTAGTCTGCAGGAGAATCGCAGTCAGCATGCCGGCGTCGTTGTGGGCGACAAGCTTTACATCTCTG GTGGCGTCCACTTGGCCAACATACTGGCGAGCATGTGGGTATTCGACACAAAGACGGAAGTCTGGCAGGAGCTGGCCCCGATGCCCACGCCCTGCTGTGACCACGTTTTGGTGGCGTTGGACAATCGCATCTATGCCTGCGGCGGATGGCACGAGAGTTTGACGGAATGGCGGGTTCTGGTGGAGCACATATATGCCTATGATATTGAGACCAACACGTGGAGCCTGGAGACGAAGATACCGGCCCCCAAGTTCTACACCGGCGTGACCGCGATGGGCAGAACTATATTCTTCGTGGGCGGACTGGACTCCACGGAGTCGATTGATCGGGCCAGTGCGGAGACAATGGCCTACGACTTGGATTCCAAGAAATGGTGGCACGAAAAGGACTCGTGGGCCTCGCCCAACGATGTATGGGAATCAACCTGCGTGGCCATCTACGTGCCCAATTGCGATGCCTAA
- the LOC6726530 gene encoding mitogen-activated protein kinase kinase kinase 7 isoform X2: MCDTRALINTKQTSDLHSCWIIYTKSDGRERLTVTDTKPVMMTTDLSNNNGGIHAHSNGLLSHANGRQAADEELQEQEYEQEIVNSLDVDVDPDEDENDGTEQSLAEILDPELQPEPPIPNDAESQLIYREHRHMAKEYLSVDTNLYYAQDFKDKLIVQMDRTEREQKQELLRKMKDKEGLQSLYNNLQQQYASRQLAAGHHPHPQPHPHPHPHQHPHSHPNPHLLALQDEVCGLLPGSVCGGSESMEEGWVVIPPHHNA, encoded by the exons ATGTGCGACACACGCGCCCTGATCAACACCAAACAGACCAGCGATCTGCACAGTTGTTGGATCATATATA CAAAGAGCGATGGCCGCGAACGACTCACGGTGACGGACACCAAGCCGGTGATGATGACCACGGAtctgagcaacaacaacggcggcatccacgcccactcgaacGGACTGCTGAGCCATGCGAATGGTCGGCAAGCGGCGGATGAGGAGCTGCAGGAACAAGAGTATGAGCAGGAGATTGTCAACTCGCTGGACGTCGACGTGGATCCCGACGAGGATGAGAACGACGGCACCGAGCAATCACTGGCCGAGATTCTTGATCCGGAGCTCCAGCCAGAGCCGCCGATACCCAACGATGCCGAATCGCAGCTCATCTACCGGGAGCACCGACACATGGCCAAGGAGTACCTGAGCGTCGACACGAACCTCTACTACGCGCAGGACTTCAAGGACAAGCTCATCGTGCAGATGGACCGAACCGAGCGCGAACAGAAGCAGGAGCTTCTGCGCAAGATGAAGGACAAG GAGGGTCTCCAGAGTCTTTACAacaatctgcagcagcagtacgCTTCACGCCAACTTGCGGCCGGCCATCATCCGCACCCTCAGCCTCATCCGCACCCGCATCCGCATCAGCATCCACACTCGCATCCGAATCCGCATTTGCTTGCCCTGCAGGATGAGGTCTGTGGACTGCTGCCCGGGTCGGTGTGCGGAGGCTCAGAGTCCATGGAAGAAGGCTGGGTGGTCATCCCACCGCATCACAACGCGTAG